AACAATCGCTAAACCAAACATACTCATGGCAACAATTGCCCAGAATAGTTGGCTTACAGGAGTAATACCAGTAAACCAAACACAGCTAAAAGCTACTGCCCAGATCAAAGCAGAAACAATGAGTGCATGAGGATGCGTAAAGCGTTTTAAAACACGCGCGATGGGTAATTGAAACAAGATGGCAACTGCCATGTGGCAAGCGAATAAAGCACTGAGAGTCGATTCGGTGAATCCTTGAGTCGAGTTAAAAGATACGAAATTTCGCAAATACAGCGGTAACGTGCTGTGGAGTTGCGACGTATAAGTTGTGAAAATAATATTTACTAGAACGTAAACCAAAAGACGGCGATCGCTAAGTGCTATAGCCCAATTGCTTTTTGCGGATAAATTAGACGCATTCGCTAGAGGTTGATAAGTTTCTTTGATTGCCAAGTAAATGACGACAAAGAACACCATAAATGAAGTTGCATCAATCAAAAATAACGCGCGGTACGCTCCAGTCGTACTCACGAGCGCGCCGCCAAAGATAATTCCGGTACCTAAGCCAAGATTATCAGCAAGTCTTGTGAGTGCGTAGGCTTCGCGTCGGTTTGCAGGTGTCGTTAAATCGGCGACAACGGCTTCAGTTGCAGGCCAATACAATCCTTGTCCTAGTCCGGAAAGCAAGTTACCAAGAATTAAAATGGGAAAAGTGATTGTGCTGGCTAATACTAAAGACGCGATCGCTGCAACCGCTGCAGAAAGCAGTAGAGTACGACGGCGTCCCCAGTTTGAAGAATCGGACAAAGATCCGCCTAAAATTCGCCCAAAAATTCCTGAAATCGAAGCACTACCTAAGGCAAAACCCACCGCAGTTGCCGAAAAGCCTACCTGATTGACAAAAAAAATCGGAGCGTAGAATAGTGTAAATCCTGTACCAACTTCGGATAAAAAACGACCAAAACCGAGAATCCAGACTTGAGGATCGAGTTGTGGCAACCACGAAGATAACTTTTGCTGGAAAAACTTCATGCAATTAATAAAAGGAGCAATCAATAGCAATTCTCCTTTCATTTGCAGTTATGGAGCATCTCCAAAAGTAAAGATATGTGATGTACTCCCAACGCCGCGCTACGCGACGGCGTGGGCTTCTCTCGGTTTTACCCTAGAGCGTTTTATAGTGAGGGAGACACCCAGCCCCACTTTCTTGATAAGAATTGCCGAGTTTGTATCCCGATCTATTGACAGATTGCATCGGTTGCAATCATGCCAACGTTCTTTCAAAGTTTTCGGGACAATGTTGAGGCAATTTGAGCAAACTTGACTGGTATTTTTGGGATTAACTTTGACAACCTTGCCTCCAGCACTTTCAGCCTTGAAGCTTAGTATCTCAATAAATTGCGCCCAACCAGCATCAGCTATACTCTTGTTTAGTCCGGATTTTCTGCTTTGTCCGTTTGCTACATAATTACTTTGTTCATCTTGTTTCGGCTTACAACGTTTGGACATATTTTTAACTGCCAAATCTTCGACAAAAACCACAGGGGCTTTTTGTAATATCTGCTTGGCAGTCTCAAAATGAAACTGTTTTCTTGCCCTTGCGATTCGCTGATGGAGTCTACCAACTCTGCGGTTTAAAAGTTTTCTGGCTCTGCTGCCCTTCTTCCTGGCAGTAACTTTTCGTTGTAACTTGGCTAGTTTTTCTTCACTGTGTCGAAAGTGTTGAGGGATATCGACAAACTCTCCAGTGTCAAGGGCAGCAAATTTCTCTAGTCCGAGATCTAGGGCAATGCTGTTGTCATCAGTTGGAATAATCTCAACACTACTAGTTGGTACGCTCTCAGCAACCAGGGTAATAGTTACATACCAACCGTCGCTTTTCTTAGTAACAATAGCTGTTTTTGCTTTGAATCCATCGGGGATAGGGCGATGAAGAACTAGTTTTATCCAACCGATTTTAGACAGATGAATTCGATTATTCTTAATGTCGGAAATATCAATTTGAGGATAAGTAAGCGAGCGGTAACGATTCTTTCCTTTAAATCTTGGTCGTCCGCTTCTATTACCCTTGCTGTCTCCTTTAACAAATCGGTCAAAAGCTAGTTTTACCCTGGTTACGCAGTCCTGCAACACTTGCGAATAAATCTCTTTGTACCAGGGTCTATTAGATTTTAGCGGAACAACGCTGCGTTTTTGAGAATAGTAATCGGGGTTATCTCGAAGTTCAGGAAGATGACAAATTAGCGGACAAGCATTAATGTCGCACCGATTCTCTTCCCACCACCGGAAACGCTCAGCCAATAACCAGTTGTACTGTAAGCGCAACATATCGAGCCAGCGCTCCATCGTGGTTTTTTGTTCGGTTGTTGGTAGTAACTGGTATTGGTAAGCTTTTCTCATGAGCAGATAATTTCATGCAGTGCTTATAAAGTAAATGACCTATAAATCACACTCTAGAGCAAGTATAGGCGAAAAGTGATTACCGCTCCTATGTTGTTGCAGCGGTTGCAGGAGATTTGTTTTGACTTGTGCCAGAAATGGGGATGCGAGTTAATTGAAGTCAATGGCGAATCAGATCATTTGCACCTATTGTTTGGCTTTTATCCGCAGATGCAGTTATCCAAATTTGTCAATAACTTGAAGACGGTGAGCAGTATTTATATTCGCAAAGAGTTTCCCCAAGAGGTGAAGCGATTTTACAAGGATAAACCTATCTTTTGGCATTCTGCCTATTTCATTGCTACTTGTGGGGGTGTTACCGTAGAGCAGTTAAAGCAATACGTTCAGCAACAAGACTCTCCGACTGATGCTGAAGTTCTTGCCCGTGATTTATCCCGACCCCACCGCAGAAGCGGACGAGGCGGGGATTCTCACGGTTGAGGGCTAAAACTTTACTTTCCTGAATACCCAGAGGACAAATTCACGACTGCCTATTTTCGGTTGAGAATCGTCGTAACCACTGAACTCACTCTTCTAACTGAGGAGTCGGTAAGTTCTGTATTTATTACTTATTGCTGTGTTGCTGGGTTACGTAGACCAAACTTATACGCGAGTAAGCGGATCGTTAAAGCTGCTTCTCCTTGTTGTCAGCTTTGTTGCAAAATTTCTTGAGAAATCACTGACTCTTTCATAATGTCCTCATGAAACAAACTTTTAATCAAGTTGTGTCAAACTTCAATTGATTCAATGCTAGTTGCTGTGTTTATGAGGGTAGGAGGTAGAAGTTAGAAGGAGACTTATACTTAAAAAATTTGTATTTCTGGCTCGTGCTTGATACAAATTTTCTACTTCAATGAGCTTTTGATCCACAACCAAAATTTTTATTCTCAACCTTTTACCTTGAACCTTCTAGCTTCTGCCTTTCTTTGTAAAGTTTGAAATTCTAGATGTAGGATCTGGTTGGAGGTTTAGAGTAAGGACGTTATAGAAGCTCGTAGTAATATTCCTTGAGGAAAGTTCAACCCTGACCCCCGCTTATTGTCGTAAGCCAATCGCAATGTACCTTTATTTTTAAAGAAAGTAGAAGCTGTGTCACCATTCTTATTTGTAACCGACTTAGACAACACGCTTGTAGGCGATGACCAAGCGCTAGCAACACTCAATTATAAACTGAGTAAGCATCGCCAGGAATACGGCACCAAGCTTGTCTATGCTACGGGGCGATCGCCGGAACTATACCGCTTATTGGCAACCGAGAAATCGCTGCTCGAACCTGACGCTTTGATTTGTTCGGTAGGAACCGAAATCTACCTCAACGGTAGCGATACTGCTGATGCTGGATGGAGTGCAAAAATTGCCCAAGGCGGTTGGAATCGCGATTTAATTGTGGCAACAAGCGCGCATTTTGCTGATTTAGTTGCGCAACCTGATTCGGAACAACGTCCGTTTAAAGTCAGCTTTTTTTTAACAAAAGAAGCAGCTGGAGAAGTTATTCCGCAGTTAGAGTCTTTATTGCAAAACCGAGGGTTGGATGTCAAGCTCATCTACAGCACAGGTCAAGATTTAGATATTTTGCCGCGCCACAGTGACAAAGGGCTAGCCGTACAATTTCTGCGTCAGCAATGGGAAGTTGCACCCGAAAAAACTGTTGTCTGTGGCGACTCTGGCAATGATATTGCGTTGTTCTCTAGCGGGCAAGAACGTGGGGTAATTGTGGGAAATGCGAGTGCAGAACTTTTAGAATGGCATTATAGTAACCCTAGCGATCGCCGTTATCTCGCGCAAGCTGCGTGTGCAGGTGGTATTTTAGAAGGCTTAAATTACTTTGGGTTTTTGGGATGATTAGCTATCTCAAAGGTATCGTTGCTAGTGTTGATAAAAGTAATAGCAATCGCGTTATTCTAACTTTGGAGGTAAATCAGGTAGGGTACGATTTACAAATTCCCGCGCGTTTTGCGCAAGAATTACCAGCAATTGGGGAAACAGTACAAGTGTTTGCACATCTGCAAATCCGCGAAGAACAGCCGTTGCTTTATGGTTTTAGTTCAGCCGCGCAGCGTGACTTATTTCGCCAGTTGATTAGCGTAACTGGAATTGGCGCACAACTAGCGATCGCATTATTAGATACGCTCGATTTACCCGACTTAGTGCAAGCTATTGTCAGTGGAAACACGCAATTACTGATTCAAGCACCAGGCGTTGGCGGTAGAACCGCAGAACGCATCTCCTTAGAGTTGAAAAAGAAACTTGCAGATTGGCGAGCCACAGCTGGGGTTGTCGCTGCTACTTCTAGTGGTCCACCACCAGCAATTCTCGAAGACGTGCAAATGACACTACTCGCACTCGGATACACAGCAAGCGAAGTTTCGCAAGCAATTACTGCGGTCAGTGATAATGCGATTTTACAGCAAAATGCGAATGCGGAAGAGTGGATTCGTCAGGCGATCGCGCATTTAAGCTCGTAGATTTTTTAGTAATTAGGGTTCGTCTAGTTGCAAATTCATTTGCCAGGCTTGACGCAGTTGGTAATTGCAGTAATTAATATTGTTGGATCGATAGGTTTTGCTAGGTGCTGGACAAAACCTGCGGCGATCGCCTCCTGTCGATCGGACGCACGCGCGTAAGCAGTTAGGGCAATTGCGGCGAACTGCTTGTGAGGAAATAATACTTTCAGCTGACGCATCAACGTGTATCCATCAATCTTTGGCATACCAACATCGCATAGCAGTACGTCAAATTCTTGTCGAGCAATAATTTGCATCGCCTCGCTTGCTGATGCAGCAGTAACGACAGTTGCACCAGCTTGCTCTAACATGATGGCAATTAAGTCGCGGTTATCTATTTCATCATCGACGACTAATACCTTAGTACCAATCAGCGGCAAAGAAGCAACAGGACTTCTAGCAAGATTATACTGGTTGACATATTGAGTTTGACTACCGCGTAAAATTGGCAGCCGTACAGTAAAAGTCGCTCCTTGTCCAATACCGAGACTTGTTGCTTGCACTGTTCCACCGTGCAGTTCGACCAAGTGACGAACAATTGCTAAGCCTAAACCCAAACCGCCAACTTGGCGCGTTGTCGAACTATCTCCTTGACGGAAATAGTCAAAGACGTAAGGTAAAAACTCTGGTGCAATACCTCTACCTGTATCTGTGACTTGAATTTGGACTTGAGAATCGATTTGCTCCAATTTGATCCTGACTTGTCCGCCTTCAGGAGTAAATTTGATAGCATTGGAAAGCAAATTCCATACAACTTGTTGCAATCGAGTTGCATCACCAGAAATTTTGCTGACTTTTGGTGCTAAGTTTGTTTCAAGCTCGATCGATTTAGCAGCAGCCGCAAATCTTACTGTATCAATGGCAGCGGCGATCGTCGTTTTTAAATCAACCCAACCAATATTAAGACTGAGTTTTCCTTGGAGGATGCGTGAAATATCGAGCAAATCGTCGATGAGTTGTGCTTGTAATTTCACATTGCGCTCGATCGTTTCGAGTCCGCGAATCAGTGTCACTTCATCCTGCTTGCGCGTCAATAGTAATTTTGACCAACCGAGGATGGGATTCAAAGGCGATCGCAATTCGTGCGACAGTACTGCTAAAAACTGATCTTTAGCGCGATTTGCTGCTTGTGCTTGCGCGAAAAGTTGAGCGCGATCTACGGCTAGGGCGACGCGATGGGCTAATTCTTCTGCTAGGTGCAAATCTGCTTCGGTGTAATCGCGACTCGAATCAGTGCCTAAACAAAACGTGAGAGTGCCTAACCGCCGCTGCTGCACAACTATACCCACAGTCATCCAAGACCGAATCTCACAAGCGCGGAGAAATTGAAGATGTTGCGGACTTGTCGCGATCGCCTGTAACCACTCGTCAGAAACAACAGGGACAAAATAAGACTTACCACTCGACAAAACAGCGGCAACTGGGTGATATGTATTTAAAGACGGTACGTAATTCTGAATGCACTCAAACCACTGCCGTTTTGCAGGCTCTTTGTGCTGCCAAGCAACTCGTTGGATCTCCTCCTCTATAACCAGATCAAAGAAACAATAGTCTCCTAAAAATGGGACTGCGCATTCTGCAATCTTTGTCAAGATATTTTCTTCCTTCAAAGACGCGGCTAAGATTGTACTTATATCAGCTAAAAACCGTTGTGCAGCTTCGACTTGCTTGATATCGTGAATATCGGTTGCCGTGCCAAACCAAGATAAAAGTTGACCTTGGTCATCTTTGAATGGGACAACTCGCGTTATATGCCAGCGATAAGTTTGATCGAACCGTTTGATCCGATATTCAATTTCATAAGCTTCGCGCGCGCGAATACCTCGGTTGCGCGTTTCGACTAAGCGCGGTATGTCTTCAGGATGAACAAGTTCTAACCAGTCTAGCTCCATAGTTTGAGCTAAGGAGATACCTGTGTATTCTTGCCAGCGTTGATTGATATAAGTTACCAGCCCTTCAGCGGTACTCATCCACACTAACTGGGGAATCGCATTGGCAAGTGTCCGGTAGCGTTTTTCACTTTGCTCTAAGGCGGTGGAGACTTGTTGTCGCACTTGAGCTAATTCGAGTGTCGCCCGTACCCGTGCTAATAGTTCATGCGTAGAAAAGGGCTTCGTCAAATAATCATCAGCTTTGGCTTCGAGTCCTTCGAGTTTTGCTTCTCCAGTACGCGCAGAAAGTAGAATAATCGGTAATTTGGCAGTACGAGGATGGCTGCGCAATTGACGCAGTAACTCTAAACCATCCATCCTCGGCATCATGACATCGGAAAGTACCAAGTCAGGAAGCCGTTGCGCGATCGCTTCCATTGCTGCGACGCCATCATTAACCGCGACAACTTCATACGCTTGGCTCAACAACCGCTGAAGATAGTTCCGCATATCCGCGTTATCATCCACAAGCAGAATATACGCAGACGAGGGAGATGATAATTGAGAATCACTCTTTTGTGCTTCCTCCGGTAGCCATCCCAAAACTTCTTCTACATAGGCACTTCGCGCGATCGCTGTTGAAGACAGATTTTTGGTTCTAATTTGTTCTGGTGGTAGGTGCGCAAAACCTAAGGGAATCGACACAGTAAATGTAGTTCCAATACCGACTTGGCTTGTGACGTTAATTGTTCCGCCATGCAGCTTGACAAGTTCCTCAACTAATGATAAACCAATACCAGAACCTTCATAAGTACGCGATCGCATATTTGTCACGCGATGAAAGCGCTGAAAAATTCGCGGTAACTCCTCAGCAGGAATACCAACTCCGGTGTCTTGCACCGTTAATTTAACTTGTTCGCCTACTGCTTGTAACTTAACAACGATTTCCCCCTCAAACGTAAACTTGAAGGCATTCGAGAGGAGATTAAACACAATCTTCTCCCACATCTCGCGGTCGATGTATGCAGGTTCAGAAAGTGGCGGACAATCCACAATGAAATTCACTCCTGCGCGTTCGATTGCCGAGCGAAAAACACTCGCAAGTTCTGCCGTAAAACTTGCTAAATCAATTGGCTGATAAGCAGCTTGCATTCTCCCAGCTTCGATGCGAGAAAAATCAAGCAAATTGTTAACGAGTTTGAGTAAACGCAGACTGTTGCGGTGTACGACTTCAAGTTGCTCGCGCTGTTGCGAGGTAGTTTCAGCATCTGCTAGAAGATCTTCTAGCGGATTGAGCATCAATGTGAGTGGCGTACGCAACTCATGGGAAATATTACTGAAAAATAGGGTTTTGGCGCGGTCTAGCTCGGCTAAGGCTTCATTTGCCAGCCGTAATTGGTGATTGACTTGTTTTAATTCTGCGGCGCGTTGATAAATTTCGGCTTCCATTTGTTCGGTGCGATCGCGCAGCGCTTGATTTTGTTGATACTGCTCGTTACGCTGTTGTTTGAGTCGCACAAACTCCGTCACGTCTTCAACGCGATGGATGATATAAATAACTTCTTGATTCTTGCCAAAGACAGGAGAATTAACAGGACTCCAGTAGCGCTCTTCAAAGCCATTACCTTCAGATACAGGGCGGGGAATATCATACTTCTGAAATGCCATGACATCCGTTTGACGATTTTGCACTACAGTTGCTAAAGACCGCCGTAAATTTTGTACGCCAGTTGCAGTAGGATCGTTGGGATTATCTGGAAACACTTCAAACAAACCGCGTCCCAAAATTTGCTCGCGTTGTGTCTTTGTGACGCGCAGGTAAGCATTACTCACTGCAACGATTGTGAACTGCGCATCGGGAGCTAGTACTAAATAACAACTTGGTACTGACTCAAACAGCGTTTGGAAATCAAGTTCGCTAGCAGAGTGTGACACAGAATCTTTCACGGTTGTGGCGAGCAATAAAATACAAAAACTTGGAGTTAATTGTGTTAATCTACTAATTGTGCAATCGTCGCTATGAATTCTTCAATATCAATTGGTTTAAGTAAATATCGCTGAAATCCAGATGCCAGGGCTTGTTCGCGGTATTTTTCTGAAAGCGAACTAGATAGGGCGATCGCTGGGACTTGGCTTTGTAATGGTAAAGGCAGCGCTCTGACTTTCCTTATTAAAGCACAGCCATCTTCACCTGGCATGCAAATATCACTGACTAAAACATCAATACTAACCCTTTGACAGTAATCGAGGGCTTCGCTTGTGGATGCTGCTGCGATGACTTCTCCTCCTTCTTGCTCAATCATTACTGCCAATAGTTCGCGATCGTCTGGATTATCATCGACAACTAAGATGCGCACCTGAGCAAGCGATCGCGCCGGCACAGAAAAATCTGTTGCAATCAGTTTTCTCTGAATGTTGACGCGATCAAACCCATTCACTGAGTTGTGTTGCGTCATGAAGACTTGTACAGGCGAGAAGTTACGTTTGAGCAACCGCTTGCTGTCATTCACGCGCCCTGAAATGACTGAATTTGAGACGATACGTAATACGTGCAAAATTAAAAAGGCAAGATGCGCTAAACAGTCTTGTCTAGTGTCGCTAATATCAATCAGCTTGACTACTTGCTCGTGGATAATAAAACGCGGTATATATTATCCACTTGGCTATCCACTTAAGAGTAGTGTTTGTGCTGCGCTCCGTGCCACACTACTAAAAACCCATCTTCACTACTTCATCCTCACTACTTATGGTTGGCTTAGCTGTGAATAGCTGTGGAAGGCAGCGGATTATGGTTGTTGGCACAAATATTACAACTGTGCAAGAAGTCAGTAGTTATTGTTTGGAATCGCAAGCAGAAGTTTTACCCTATTACGGAACGCCTAGCAAAGAGGAGGTCGATCTGTTTAAACCTCAAATTTGGGTGATTTGTTTACCAATTCCGCAAAATTTACAGCTACCAACAAACGCACATTTAATTCTTTGGGAAGAACCACCCGCCGTGTTGCAAGCTGTTAGCAATCGAGCGGAATTATTAACTTGTTTAGAACAATTGTCACTCTAAATAATACTGTTTCACTTTGAAGTTGCGACAAATAGGGAGCAGGGGAGCAGAGGGGCAGAGGAAGCAGAGTAAGCAGAGGAGAAATTAATTATAGTTCTCACTTGAGTGGAATGGTATAAGTTGGTCGGGAGTAGATTGTTAAGTCATTAACTTCTCTATATTTAACTTATTAATACTACTTCTAGATAAGTTGGTCTCGCACTGCCTTGGCTGCTGCTTGGACGCGATCGTCAACACTCAGTTTGTTTAAAATCATCCGCACGTAGGATTTTACGGTTCCTACTGATAAATAAAGTTGCTGAGCAATTTCTTGATTAGAACATCCTTGCGCAATGAGTTTGAGAACTTCGCGTTCGCGCTGACTCAAAAGTTCAGATTGTACGACTGAGGGATTTGATTCGGATGTTGGTTTGAGTACTTGAAATACTTTACGGGCAACGGGAGCATCCAAATACGTTCCACCACTTTGAATTAACCGAATCACGGTAATTAATTGCTCCCACTCCATACTCTTAAGACAATAACCATCAGCACCAGCTGCGAGCATGCCAATAACTTGAGAATCTTGATCGAAAGCAGTCAAAGCTAACACGTGAGATGTCAGACAATGACTTTTAATTTGCTGCGTTGCTGTGATGCCATCCATGACAGGTAAGTCAATATCCATCAAAACCACACTAGGTTGGAGTTGCATTGCTAATTCCACAGCTTGCATTCCATCAGCCGCTTCACCTACAACAACAAAATCTGACTCTAAAGCAAACTGCGATCGCATTCCCCGACGCATCAGCGCATGATCTTCAACAAGTAGAATGCTAATGGGAGTGTGTTTTTGCACCTCAGACATCACTCTAAACAATGAATAAATTTCTACGCGCGGTTAGCAGTAGTAGGTAGGGTAAACCAAAAAGTACTGCCTTTTCCTAGGGTACTATCTACTCCAATTGTGCCGTGGTGTGCTTCCACAATTTGGCGACAAAGATAAAGCCCCAAACCAGCACCACCACGACGCCCGCGCCCTTGAATAAAGCGATGAAAAAGATATTCTTGCTCTTGTAAGGCAATTCCACAACCGCGATCGCTGACACTGACTTTTACACCGCTATTTTCTGCTGCCGTAACCTCTAACCAGACAAGATCATCTGGTTTGCTAACTCGCACTGCATTACTCAATAAATTCTGAATAACTCGCCTAATCTCTAACTCATCCCCATACACAGTGGGTAATTGCGGCGCAATTTTACATTCAAAGTGAACTTTGCTGTTGGAGGCAATGCGCTCTTGATGAATTGCTTTGGTGAAGATCTTATTCCAATCAAGAGGTTCGTAGATTAAATTTTTACTACCTGCTTCGTAACGCGATACTTCTAACAGTGCTTCGACAAGCTTGAGGAGGTCTTCGTTTGTTTGATAATACTCTTCAAGTACCTCACGCCAAGGATCGCTAACCTCACCAAATGCGCCATTCAACATTGAGCGTAAAGTACCGCGCATCGCAAGTAAAGGAGTGCGTAGATCGTGCGAAAGCGATGCAATGAGATCGTCAAGTTGACGATTGCGTTCGTCACTGCGCGTTTGGCGCAAGTCAATTTCGCTTGCCATCCGATCCAGAATTTGCGCTAATTGACCAATTTCATCTGCGGTTTGAAAATTCAAACGAGGTTCCATCTGCCCAGTTTCCCAAGTTTTTGCTACAGATGCCAGTTGGGATAAAGGAACTTCGACTCGACGATGGAGCAGCCAAAGGTTGCAGCCAAAACCTACTAATATTAGTACCGGCGCGAGGATGTTGAAAATGTGAAAGGTTTGATCGAGTCGATGCAGTTGCTGGTTGCGTCGGGCAAGAAGTTCCTCTTCGTGTTGCAGCATTGCCATCACTTGCGATCGCAATGGATCGAATAACAGTTTGCCTGCAAGTGTAGTATTTGATTCAGGTGCTGCACCAAGAACAACAAGCTGCGCGTATTCTCGTTGCCAGCGATTGTAGAGTACAACAATTTCATTCAGGCGATGCAGTTGCGCTGGATTATCTGCTACGAGGTTGTAAAGTAGAGCAAGGGCTTTATTAAAGTCAATTTGTCCTGATTTGTAGGGTTCTAGCGAAGATTCTGCGTTGGTGAGTAAGTAACCGCGTATCCCGGTTTCTTGATCTAAAGCAGCATTTAGCAACAGTTCTGCCTGACTTTGAACTTGTAAAGTATGTCTCACCCAACTTGAGGCATCTTGACGGCGAAAGTCTAACCAAAGTCCTAACCCTGCCCGCGCTAATACTAGTATTACCAGCACGAAAACACTGGTGTATAAAGGTGCTAATAGCCGAGTTTTAAATTTTAATATTCCAGGAAGACGCAGCAAAACGGCTCACAACTTGATTAACAACAATCCTACTCTAAGAAAAACTAACTTCAAAGTTTGCTAATGATTAATGGTCAAGACTCAAAATTCTCTATCAACCATCGATAACCGGGAATATATTTATTGTTAATCTAAAAGCTATATGTTATACCAAGCTTGTCGCCACTGTTGCATTTGCTTAATTTCTGCCGCTTGTGAATTAATAATTTCTTGAGCTAAATTTCTAATTTCAGAGCGCTGTGATTTCTCTAAGGCATCTTGTGCCATAGTCACTGCACCTTCGTGATGGGGAATCATTGCATTAATAAATCGTAGGTCAAATTCGTCATCGGCAGCTCCTAAATCGCCATGCATCATCATGCTGTGCATTTGCTGTTGTGTCATTGGGACAGTTTCACCTGTTTGAGAATCGTAGGCGACTGGGGTGTTACTGGCTTGTAGATACCAAGCTTGTCGCCATTGCTGCAATTGTGCAATTTCCTGTTGTTGTGCTGCAATAATGTCTGTTGCTAGCTCTTTTATTTCTGGACGTTGCGATTTTTCCAAAGCTTCCTGTGCCATTTCTACTGCGCCTTGATGGTGTAGAATCATCGCATCAATAAACCGCAAGTCGTAGTTCTCATCCGCAGCACCTAAATCCATTGTCATTGCATGATTCATTCCATGATGCGGCATTTGTTGCGTGCTTTGAGTATTGGATGCTTGCGTGTTCGATCTTGGTGTTGGAGTTGGTGGCACAGCTGCACAGGATGCGATTAACCCTCCCGTTGCGGCGATCGCTACAATATTTAATGCAAAACGCTTTTTGAAAAGCATCTTCATATTCTTTCCCCAGAACAAACACTTCCATCATCTTATAGTCTCTAGTTGACTAGAGAGTCAAGTTAAGTGGTAAGTGTGCTACATCCTACTCAGTTTGCTCTGTAAAAATGAAGTAAAGATAAAATCAAGAGGAGCAAGTGATGAGCAGTTAGTGGCTAATTACTAGTGGTAGTAAAAGAGAAGTTTATCTGTCGTATTATCTCCCTCTACCTTCTCCCTTCTGCTTATAACTAACTCACCGGAACTGTAAAATAAAATT
The DNA window shown above is from Chroococcidiopsis sp. TS-821 and carries:
- a CDS encoding response regulator transcription factor, which codes for MSEVQKHTPISILLVEDHALMRRGMRSQFALESDFVVVGEAADGMQAVELAMQLQPSVVLMDIDLPVMDGITATQQIKSHCLTSHVLALTAFDQDSQVIGMLAAGADGYCLKSMEWEQLITVIRLIQSGGTYLDAPVARKVFQVLKPTSESNPSVVQSELLSQREREVLKLIAQGCSNQEIAQQLYLSVGTVKSYVRMILNKLSVDDRVQAAAKAVRDQLI
- a CDS encoding CHASE3 domain-containing protein, with the translated sequence MLVILVLARAGLGLWLDFRRQDASSWVRHTLQVQSQAELLLNAALDQETGIRGYLLTNAESSLEPYKSGQIDFNKALALLYNLVADNPAQLHRLNEIVVLYNRWQREYAQLVVLGAAPESNTTLAGKLLFDPLRSQVMAMLQHEEELLARRNQQLHRLDQTFHIFNILAPVLILVGFGCNLWLLHRRVEVPLSQLASVAKTWETGQMEPRLNFQTADEIGQLAQILDRMASEIDLRQTRSDERNRQLDDLIASLSHDLRTPLLAMRGTLRSMLNGAFGEVSDPWREVLEEYYQTNEDLLKLVEALLEVSRYEAGSKNLIYEPLDWNKIFTKAIHQERIASNSKVHFECKIAPQLPTVYGDELEIRRVIQNLLSNAVRVSKPDDLVWLEVTAAENSGVKVSVSDRGCGIALQEQEYLFHRFIQGRGRRGGAGLGLYLCRQIVEAHHGTIGVDSTLGKGSTFWFTLPTTANRA
- a CDS encoding DUF305 domain-containing protein, which produces MLFKKRFALNIVAIAATGGLIASCAAVPPTPTPRSNTQASNTQSTQQMPHHGMNHAMTMDLGAADENYDLRFIDAMILHHQGAVEMAQEALEKSQRPEIKELATDIIAAQQQEIAQLQQWRQAWYLQASNTPVAYDSQTGETVPMTQQQMHSMMMHGDLGAADDEFDLRFINAMIPHHEGAVTMAQDALEKSQRSEIRNLAQEIINSQAAEIKQMQQWRQAWYNI
- a CDS encoding ATP-binding protein, with the translated sequence MKDSVSHSASELDFQTLFESVPSCYLVLAPDAQFTIVAVSNAYLRVTKTQREQILGRGLFEVFPDNPNDPTATGVQNLRRSLATVVQNRQTDVMAFQKYDIPRPVSEGNGFEERYWSPVNSPVFGKNQEVIYIIHRVEDVTEFVRLKQQRNEQYQQNQALRDRTEQMEAEIYQRAAELKQVNHQLRLANEALAELDRAKTLFFSNISHELRTPLTLMLNPLEDLLADAETTSQQREQLEVVHRNSLRLLKLVNNLLDFSRIEAGRMQAAYQPIDLASFTAELASVFRSAIERAGVNFIVDCPPLSEPAYIDREMWEKIVFNLLSNAFKFTFEGEIVVKLQAVGEQVKLTVQDTGVGIPAEELPRIFQRFHRVTNMRSRTYEGSGIGLSLVEELVKLHGGTINVTSQVGIGTTFTVSIPLGFAHLPPEQIRTKNLSSTAIARSAYVEEVLGWLPEEAQKSDSQLSSPSSAYILLVDDNADMRNYLQRLLSQAYEVVAVNDGVAAMEAIAQRLPDLVLSDVMMPRMDGLELLRQLRSHPRTAKLPIILLSARTGEAKLEGLEAKADDYLTKPFSTHELLARVRATLELAQVRQQVSTALEQSEKRYRTLANAIPQLVWMSTAEGLVTYINQRWQEYTGISLAQTMELDWLELVHPEDIPRLVETRNRGIRAREAYEIEYRIKRFDQTYRWHITRVVPFKDDQGQLLSWFGTATDIHDIKQVEAAQRFLADISTILAASLKEENILTKIAECAVPFLGDYCFFDLVIEEEIQRVAWQHKEPAKRQWFECIQNYVPSLNTYHPVAAVLSSGKSYFVPVVSDEWLQAIATSPQHLQFLRACEIRSWMTVGIVVQQRRLGTLTFCLGTDSSRDYTEADLHLAEELAHRVALAVDRAQLFAQAQAANRAKDQFLAVLSHELRSPLNPILGWSKLLLTRKQDEVTLIRGLETIERNVKLQAQLIDDLLDISRILQGKLSLNIGWVDLKTTIAAAIDTVRFAAAAKSIELETNLAPKVSKISGDATRLQQVVWNLLSNAIKFTPEGGQVRIKLEQIDSQVQIQVTDTGRGIAPEFLPYVFDYFRQGDSSTTRQVGGLGLGLAIVRHLVELHGGTVQATSLGIGQGATFTVRLPILRGSQTQYVNQYNLARSPVASLPLIGTKVLVVDDEIDNRDLIAIMLEQAGATVVTAASASEAMQIIARQEFDVLLCDVGMPKIDGYTLMRQLKVLFPHKQFAAIALTAYARASDRQEAIAAGFVQHLAKPIDPTILITAITNCVKPGK
- a CDS encoding response regulator is translated as MHVLRIVSNSVISGRVNDSKRLLKRNFSPVQVFMTQHNSVNGFDRVNIQRKLIATDFSVPARSLAQVRILVVDDNPDDRELLAVMIEQEGGEVIAAASTSEALDYCQRVSIDVLVSDICMPGEDGCALIRKVRALPLPLQSQVPAIALSSSLSEKYREQALASGFQRYLLKPIDIEEFIATIAQLVD